A part of Nitrospirota bacterium genomic DNA contains:
- a CDS encoding HAMP domain-containing protein, with protein MMTFLVGTVFAFIIAGTAYQLEHQHETEDLEKRAHRLTDRLSLVFGLILEKQDFVSAQKIVEKTASDPGIAYMALINDQFKIVASSQKHLNTSLVSADTENPGLSEILTEMFKNKKEKTLRHLNNDLIDIIVPIETSSQPPPGYAMIISFRSRYISAESKNLFWSYLKLTLALTSVAMIILYFLLHRIVTFPLRQLISASRRLGQGDLGFQVPITSSYEIKTLTETFNQMSISLEAQQKAIKTSEGKYLHIFHFFPAPLILIDPAARIINVNSVYLSQSKSRIYLKEWEGKFVWDIPFVQKGDFKTDIHHLLEEGKPFKLWKVPITLSEKRPPSIFNISGIPLFENPGNISGAVLAIEDITLQQNLESQLIQSQKMESLEILTGGIAHDFNNILTAILGYTQLLLEQRPHDEFIQKALKVIEKSSLRARDLIQQMIGFARWHPLAKSRVDVVSLISETVSSVQKNLEADITLHYEPNHHSIYIFADEDQIHQALLNLCINARDAIETLPGHTGYIRLRTELTAPGAREYVYIHIQDNGTGMEPEVLSHIFEPFYTTKEVGKGSGLGLSVTYGIVKANDGDITVASEPGKGTTFILRFPTIA; from the coding sequence ATGATGACATTCCTTGTTGGAACCGTTTTTGCCTTCATCATCGCCGGCACCGCCTACCAACTTGAACATCAGCATGAGACTGAAGATTTAGAAAAGCGAGCTCATCGATTGACCGATAGACTAAGCCTGGTTTTCGGATTGATTCTCGAAAAGCAAGATTTCGTTTCAGCTCAAAAAATAGTTGAAAAAACCGCTTCTGATCCTGGAATTGCCTACATGGCCCTCATTAATGATCAATTTAAAATTGTTGCTTCCAGTCAAAAACACCTTAACACATCTCTAGTATCCGCCGACACCGAAAATCCCGGTCTCTCGGAAATATTAACGGAGATGTTCAAAAATAAAAAAGAAAAAACCCTCCGCCATCTCAATAACGATCTGATCGATATCATCGTTCCGATTGAAACGTCATCACAGCCTCCACCGGGTTATGCCATGATCATTTCTTTCCGCAGCCGGTATATCTCCGCGGAATCAAAAAATTTGTTTTGGTCTTATTTGAAACTGACACTGGCGTTGACGTCAGTTGCCATGATCATCCTTTATTTTCTTTTACACCGGATCGTCACTTTCCCTCTTCGTCAACTGATCTCTGCCTCCAGGCGGCTCGGTCAAGGCGATTTGGGGTTTCAGGTCCCCATCACCTCTTCATATGAAATAAAAACACTTACCGAAACTTTCAATCAAATGTCGATTTCTCTTGAGGCCCAGCAAAAAGCCATCAAAACCTCCGAGGGAAAATACCTCCACATTTTCCATTTTTTTCCGGCTCCTTTGATTTTAATCGACCCGGCAGCGCGGATAATCAACGTAAATTCCGTTTACCTCTCACAGTCAAAATCCCGGATCTATCTGAAAGAATGGGAGGGCAAATTCGTCTGGGATATCCCCTTTGTGCAAAAAGGAGATTTTAAGACTGACATCCATCATTTACTGGAGGAAGGGAAACCCTTTAAATTATGGAAAGTCCCGATTACCCTTTCCGAAAAACGGCCTCCTTCTATTTTCAATATCAGCGGGATACCGCTTTTTGAAAATCCGGGAAACATTTCAGGAGCTGTGCTGGCGATTGAAGATATTACGCTACAGCAAAACCTGGAGTCTCAACTCATTCAATCCCAAAAAATGGAAAGTCTGGAGATTTTAACGGGTGGGATCGCCCATGATTTTAATAATATTTTGACGGCCATTCTCGGCTATACCCAGCTCTTGTTGGAACAGCGACCCCATGATGAATTTATCCAGAAAGCCTTAAAGGTTATTGAAAAATCGTCGTTGCGAGCGAGAGATTTAATCCAGCAAATGATCGGGTTTGCCCGTTGGCATCCTTTAGCCAAGTCCCGGGTAGATGTCGTCTCACTTATTTCAGAAACCGTCTCATCCGTCCAGAAAAACCTTGAAGCTGATATTACGCTTCATTATGAACCAAACCACCACTCTATCTATATTTTTGCGGATGAAGACCAGATTCACCAGGCGCTTCTGAATCTTTGCATTAACGCCCGGGATGCCATCGAGACCTTGCCGGGCCACACCGGATATATCCGGTTAAGAACAGAGCTTACCGCACCTGGCGCCAGGGAGTATGTTTATATTCACATCCAGGACAATGGAACCGGAATGGAACCGGAAGTCCTTTCTCACATCTTCGAACCCTTTTACACAACTAAGGAGGTCGGAAAAGGATCAGGCCTCGGGTTGTCAGTGACTTATGGGATTGTAAAAGCAAACGACGGAGACATCACCGTTGCTTCTGAGCCCGGTAAAGGGACCACTTTTATCTTACGGTTTCCCACGATTGCCTGA
- a CDS encoding (2Fe-2S) ferredoxin domain-containing protein encodes MNAYSKHIFICQGNDCLQKGSEEIRDEFRRQLMEKEIFNTEVKVNKSGCFDQCRYGINIVIYPEGIWYCNVDKPAVKRIIEKHIVGGEIVQNLLHFQMEPSEKLTRGKS; translated from the coding sequence ATGAATGCCTATTCAAAACATATTTTTATTTGCCAGGGAAACGATTGTCTGCAAAAGGGATCTGAAGAAATCAGGGACGAGTTTAGGCGTCAGTTGATGGAAAAAGAAATCTTTAACACCGAGGTGAAGGTTAACAAATCTGGATGTTTCGATCAATGTCGATATGGGATTAATATTGTGATTTATCCGGAAGGCATCTGGTATTGCAACGTGGATAAACCCGCTGTGAAAAGAATCATTGAAAAACATATTGTGGGCGGCGAGATTGTTCAAAACCTTCTTCATTTTCAAATGGAGCCCTCTGAAAAACTCACCAGAGGGAAATCCTGA
- a CDS encoding YkgJ family cysteine cluster protein, translating to MLSQIVPSDLCLKCDICCRFPDANSFLAPFFTEEEVQKASRYGLSLDFFNGKKSGRIGLIPFPDEIESPGHNGGCQCPCFDPASHRCSIYEVRPFDCEIYPFVLMRLDRQALPAGEPGFGGIESEANRPLNVNQPNGVVLGMDTKCPFIRDRLNGPEIQAFSSELAQRLEAQSYQTLLLKNPDLIGPFQEDVVVLFLLRGLSV from the coding sequence ATGCTGTCCCAAATCGTGCCATCCGACCTTTGTTTGAAATGCGATATCTGCTGCCGTTTTCCTGATGCGAATAGCTTTTTGGCTCCTTTTTTTACGGAGGAAGAAGTTCAGAAGGCTTCTCGGTATGGCCTTTCCCTCGATTTTTTTAATGGAAAAAAATCGGGCAGGATCGGCTTAATCCCTTTTCCAGATGAAATCGAGAGCCCGGGTCATAACGGAGGATGTCAATGCCCATGTTTTGATCCGGCTTCACATCGCTGTTCGATTTATGAAGTGAGACCATTTGACTGCGAAATTTACCCTTTTGTTTTGATGAGGCTCGACCGGCAGGCTTTGCCTGCGGGAGAGCCGGGATTCGGGGGCATTGAGAGCGAAGCGAACAGGCCCCTGAATGTCAATCAGCCAAATGGGGTGGTTTTGGGTATGGATACGAAATGTCCGTTTATCAGGGATCGGTTAAACGGGCCGGAGATCCAGGCCTTTAGTTCCGAATTGGCTCAACGGCTTGAGGCGCAGTCCTATCAGACCCTGTTATTAAAAAACCCGGATCTCATCGGGCCGTTTCAGGAAGACGTTGTCGTCCTCTTCCTCTTAAGAGGTTTGTCTGTATAG
- the folB gene encoding dihydroneopterin aldolase produces MTSVSHSFDKILVEGVDFLGHCGVSETERNALQRFSASIELTLDLKQAGRSGNLRDTVDYEAVCNVVLEAGRQPFILLESMAGEMAERILNRFAIHGVRIFLKKCVPPVPDIRGFFAVEINRTQSSHPKK; encoded by the coding sequence GTGACTTCTGTTTCCCATTCTTTTGATAAGATTTTAGTCGAAGGCGTTGATTTTTTAGGGCACTGCGGGGTCTCTGAAACAGAACGAAACGCGCTTCAGCGCTTCTCCGCCTCTATAGAATTAACGCTTGACTTGAAACAGGCCGGAAGATCAGGAAACCTGCGGGACACAGTCGATTATGAAGCGGTGTGCAACGTGGTTTTGGAAGCCGGTCGTCAACCCTTTATCCTGCTTGAGTCTATGGCCGGGGAAATGGCGGAGCGAATCTTAAATCGGTTTGCCATTCATGGGGTGCGAATTTTTTTAAAGAAATGCGTCCCGCCGGTGCCTGACATTCGCGGGTTTTTCGCCGTGGAAATTAATAGAACGCAATCCTCCCACCCCAAGAAATAG